A region of Cellulophaga sp. RHA19 DNA encodes the following proteins:
- the accC gene encoding acetyl-CoA carboxylase biotin carboxylase subunit: MFKKILIANRGEIALRIIRTCKEMGIKTVAVYSKADEESLHVRFADEAVCIGPAPSNESYLKIPNIIAAAEITNADAIHPGYGFLSENSKFSKICAEHDIKFIGASGEHIDRMGDKASARETMKKAGVPTIPGSDGLLKDVAEAKKVAKKMGYPVMIKATAGGGGKGMRAVWSEDKMEALYESAVQEATAAFGNGAMYMEKLIEEPRHIEIQVVGDQYGKACHLSERDCSIQRRHQKLTEETPSPFMTDKLRDDMGAAAVKAAEYIKYEGAGTIEFLVDKHRNFYFMEMNTRIQVEHPITEQVVDYDLIREQILVAGGVPISGKNYYPKLHSIECRINAEDPRNDFRPSPGKITTLHTPGGHGVRLDTNVYSGYTIPPYYDSMVAKLITTAQTREEAINKMKRALDEFVIEGVKTTIPFHRQLMDHPDYLAGNYTTAFMESFVMEPSKDDE, translated from the coding sequence ATGTTTAAAAAAATACTTATTGCAAATAGGGGAGAGATAGCCTTACGTATTATTAGGACCTGTAAAGAAATGGGAATTAAAACGGTAGCGGTATACTCTAAGGCAGACGAAGAGAGTTTGCATGTTAGGTTTGCAGACGAGGCTGTATGTATTGGCCCTGCTCCTAGTAATGAATCTTATTTAAAAATACCAAATATTATTGCAGCAGCAGAAATTACAAATGCAGATGCAATACATCCAGGTTATGGTTTTTTATCAGAAAACTCTAAGTTTTCTAAAATATGTGCAGAGCATGATATTAAATTTATAGGCGCATCTGGCGAGCATATAGACCGTATGGGAGATAAGGCTAGTGCTAGAGAGACTATGAAAAAAGCTGGTGTACCAACTATTCCTGGTTCTGACGGTTTACTTAAAGATGTTGCCGAAGCTAAAAAAGTTGCTAAAAAAATGGGATATCCTGTTATGATTAAAGCAACTGCTGGTGGTGGTGGTAAAGGTATGCGTGCTGTTTGGTCTGAAGATAAAATGGAAGCTCTTTATGAAAGTGCTGTACAAGAAGCAACTGCCGCTTTTGGTAATGGTGCTATGTACATGGAAAAACTTATTGAAGAACCAAGACATATAGAGATACAAGTTGTTGGTGACCAGTACGGTAAAGCCTGTCACTTATCAGAAAGAGATTGTTCTATACAAAGACGTCACCAAAAATTGACAGAAGAAACTCCTTCTCCATTCATGACAGATAAGCTGCGTGATGATATGGGAGCTGCAGCAGTTAAGGCGGCAGAATATATTAAGTATGAAGGGGCCGGTACTATTGAATTTTTAGTAGATAAGCACCGTAACTTTTACTTTATGGAGATGAATACCAGAATACAGGTAGAGCATCCTATAACAGAACAAGTAGTAGATTACGATTTAATACGTGAGCAAATTTTAGTTGCTGGTGGAGTGCCAATTTCTGGTAAAAATTACTACCCTAAATTACACTCTATAGAATGTAGAATTAATGCAGAGGATCCTAGAAATGATTTTAGACCTTCTCCAGGAAAAATTACTACATTACATACGCCAGGCGGACATGGAGTGCGTTTAGATACTAACGTATACAGCGGTTATACAATTCCTCCTTACTATGATTCTATGGTTGCTAAGTTAATTACAACTGCGCAAACTAGAGAAGAGGCAATTAACAAAATGAAACGTGCTTTAGATGAATTTGTAATTGAAGGTGTAAAAACTACAATTCCTTTTCATAGGCAATTAATGGATCATCCAGATTATTTGGCAGGTAATTATACCACGGCCTTTATGGAGAGTTTTGTTATGGAACCTAGTAAAGATGATGAATAA
- a CDS encoding NAD(P)/FAD-dependent oxidoreductase, which translates to MNFSYWEHKTWLSAIDFTIVGSGIVGLNCALYLKERFPKAKILILEKGMLPQGASTKNAGFACFGSISEIVSDLDSHTEEEVVELVQKRLDGINLLRSNLGDKAIGYKNYGGHELFLDSNSTLYQHYLSKLSGVNTLLNSVFKGDAFVSTQNKFNFNKIQKNYITHIFEAQIDTGKMMQSLLAKVIQKGILILNNTSVKAFTTTANGVAVETSNFTLQTKKLVVATNGFAAELLQEKVKPARAQVLVTSPIPNLHIKGTFHLDEGYYYFRNIDNRILFGGGRNLDFKAEETLVFGETEIVQQKLEEILRETILPNTPFKIDKKWSGIMGVGSQKNPIIKEVEPNVYCGVRLGGMGIAIGSLVGKELADKVVW; encoded by the coding sequence ATGAATTTTAGCTACTGGGAACATAAAACGTGGTTGTCTGCAATAGATTTTACTATTGTGGGCAGTGGTATTGTGGGGTTAAATTGTGCATTGTACTTAAAAGAGCGTTTTCCTAAAGCCAAAATTTTAATTTTAGAAAAGGGAATGTTGCCGCAGGGAGCTAGTACTAAAAATGCTGGCTTTGCTTGTTTTGGTAGCATATCAGAAATAGTATCAGATTTAGACTCGCATACAGAAGAAGAGGTTGTGGAGCTTGTACAAAAAAGATTAGATGGTATAAACTTATTACGATCAAATTTAGGAGACAAAGCTATTGGGTATAAAAATTATGGAGGTCATGAGCTATTTTTAGATTCTAACTCTACATTGTATCAACATTATTTAAGTAAATTAAGTGGTGTAAACACGTTATTAAATTCTGTTTTTAAAGGTGATGCATTTGTGTCTACGCAAAATAAATTCAACTTTAATAAAATACAAAAAAACTACATTACACATATTTTTGAAGCCCAAATAGACACTGGTAAAATGATGCAGAGTTTGTTGGCAAAAGTCATTCAAAAAGGTATTTTAATTTTAAATAACACAAGTGTAAAAGCATTTACCACAACGGCTAATGGTGTAGCGGTAGAAACAAGTAATTTTACTTTACAGACTAAAAAGTTAGTGGTTGCAACCAATGGTTTTGCGGCAGAATTACTACAGGAAAAGGTTAAGCCGGCTAGGGCGCAAGTTTTGGTAACATCACCTATACCTAATTTACATATTAAAGGTACTTTTCATTTAGACGAAGGATATTATTATTTTAGAAATATTGATAATAGAATTTTATTTGGAGGAGGACGAAATTTAGACTTTAAAGCAGAAGAAACATTGGTCTTTGGTGAAACAGAAATAGTGCAACAAAAGCTTGAAGAGATATTAAGAGAAACAATTTTACCTAACACACCTTTTAAAATAGATAAAAAATGGAGTGGTATAATGGGTGTTGGGAGCCAAAAAAATCCAATAATAAAAGAGGTTGAACCTAACGTGTATTGCGGTGTGCGTTTAGGCGGGATGGGAATTGCTATTGGTAGCTTAGTGGGTAAAGAATTAGCAGATAAAGTAGTATGGTAA
- a CDS encoding helix-turn-helix domain-containing protein, which translates to MKFKYTDTKVDSVFGMTDDIKKNLTYFDTNKDTISILWNQNSTPVTLEIDNTIIELQPNQLITTTYLHHVSYQKTEKPLIAFMFNRPFYCIRDHDSEVSCNGILFFGTQELPIVTIPKDQERKFSTLYEIFIDEFSTSDKIQGDMLQMLLKRLIIICTRLAKEQLTLKKLNNEQIDLVRRFNVLVDEHFKTKRKVSDYADLLFKSPKTLSNIFALYNQNSPQQIILSRIALEAKRLMNFTDKQNQEIAYDLGFNDPAHFSSFFKKMTNYSPTQYREIHKK; encoded by the coding sequence ATGAAATTTAAATACACTGATACAAAAGTAGATTCTGTTTTTGGAATGACAGATGATATCAAAAAAAATCTAACTTACTTTGACACCAATAAAGACACCATAAGCATTTTATGGAACCAAAATAGCACCCCTGTTACTTTAGAAATAGATAACACAATTATAGAGCTACAACCCAATCAACTAATTACAACCACCTATTTACACCATGTATCTTATCAAAAAACAGAAAAACCTTTAATCGCTTTTATGTTTAACAGGCCTTTTTACTGTATTAGAGATCATGACAGTGAGGTATCATGCAATGGTATTTTATTTTTTGGAACACAAGAGTTACCAATAGTAACCATACCAAAAGACCAAGAACGCAAATTTAGCACGCTGTATGAGATTTTTATAGATGAGTTTAGCACATCTGACAAAATACAAGGAGATATGCTACAAATGCTCTTAAAAAGGCTTATAATTATATGTACGCGTTTGGCCAAAGAACAACTTACTCTAAAAAAGTTAAACAATGAGCAAATAGATCTTGTACGTAGGTTTAATGTTTTGGTTGATGAGCATTTTAAAACCAAACGTAAAGTAAGTGACTATGCAGACCTGCTTTTTAAAAGTCCAAAAACCCTTTCTAATATTTTTGCACTTTACAATCAAAATTCACCACAACAAATAATATTAAGCAGAATTGCTTTAGAAGCAAAACGACTTATGAATTTTACAGACAAACAAAACCAAGAAATTGCTTATGACTTAGGTTTTAACGATCCTGCACATTTCAGTTCATTTTTTAAAAAAATGACCAACTATTCTCCTACCCAATACCGAGAAATACACAAAAAATAG
- a CDS encoding plastocyanin/azurin family copper-binding protein, with translation MKNFKNAIALVALLVGIVFTSNAQDKMSKVISLEQTKGEFTQKNLTVAPGTYVFEVANNNVGHDVGFVLVKKGQDVSKPENHIKTAYVTKAVANGKTEKSNATVLEKGEYVYFCPLNPTATDNTITVK, from the coding sequence ATGAAAAATTTTAAAAACGCAATTGCATTAGTAGCCTTATTAGTAGGTATTGTATTTACAAGTAACGCTCAAGATAAAATGAGTAAAGTAATTTCTTTAGAACAAACTAAAGGAGAGTTTACACAGAAAAATTTAACTGTAGCGCCTGGCACTTATGTTTTTGAGGTTGCAAACAATAACGTTGGTCATGATGTAGGTTTTGTACTTGTTAAAAAAGGACAAGATGTTAGCAAACCAGAAAACCACATTAAAACTGCATACGTTACAAAAGCAGTTGCAAACGGTAAAACAGAAAAGTCTAACGCTACTGTTTTAGAAAAAGGGGAATACGTATATTTTTGCCCGTTAAACCCAACAGCAACAGACAACACAATTACAGTAAAATAA
- a CDS encoding 3-oxoacyl-ACP synthase, producing MVNKEELLKFCASFINNRVSRIQKNIAGVQESLTSETKSSAGDKHETGRAMLQLEREKLGAQLLEAEKMQQLLSKVTATKNATVIGLGSLVYTEKNNYFLSISAGEYAHNSKKVYCISANTPIGKLLLGKSAGDSFVFNGSTIQITEVI from the coding sequence ATGGTAAATAAAGAAGAGCTTTTAAAGTTTTGCGCAAGTTTTATAAACAATAGAGTTTCTAGAATACAAAAAAACATTGCAGGTGTGCAGGAGTCGTTAACATCAGAAACAAAAAGTAGTGCAGGTGATAAACACGAAACTGGAAGAGCAATGTTGCAATTAGAGCGCGAAAAACTTGGTGCGCAATTATTAGAGGCAGAAAAAATGCAACAGTTATTATCTAAGGTAACAGCAACTAAAAATGCAACAGTAATTGGCTTAGGGAGTTTGGTGTATACAGAAAAAAACAATTATTTTTTATCAATTTCTGCAGGTGAATATGCCCATAATAGCAAAAAGGTGTATTGCATATCTGCAAATACGCCAATAGGTAAATTGCTGTTAGGTAAAAGTGCAGGTGATAGTTTTGTTTTTAACGGATCTACAATACAAATAACAGAGGTTATTTAA
- a CDS encoding carboxymuconolactone decarboxylase family protein, which produces MSKFNVPTRAEVSEKNQVIFDSLEKKVGFVPNLYATYAYSNNALENYLNLSGAKTSLSAKEKEAVNLAVSEVNNCIYCLSAHTAIGKMNGFSDEEILELRAGKASFDSKLNALAALAKNVTEKRGATDATIVDNFLNAGYTKENLIDTIVLVGDKTISNYIHSTTNVPVDFPVAQAL; this is translated from the coding sequence ATGAGCAAATTTAACGTACCCACAAGAGCAGAAGTAAGCGAAAAAAATCAAGTAATTTTTGATTCATTAGAGAAAAAAGTAGGTTTTGTACCTAACTTATATGCAACATACGCATACTCTAACAACGCATTAGAAAACTACCTTAATTTAAGTGGAGCAAAAACATCTTTATCTGCCAAAGAAAAAGAAGCAGTAAACTTAGCAGTAAGCGAAGTTAATAATTGTATTTACTGTTTATCTGCACACACTGCAATAGGTAAAATGAATGGTTTTTCTGATGAAGAAATACTAGAATTAAGAGCAGGAAAAGCTTCTTTTGACTCTAAATTAAACGCATTGGCTGCTTTAGCTAAAAACGTTACCGAAAAAAGAGGCGCTACAGATGCTACAATTGTAGACAACTTTTTAAACGCAGGTTACACTAAAGAAAACCTAATAGATACTATTGTATTAGTTGGCGATAAAACCATATCTAACTACATACACAGCACAACAAATGTTCCTGTAGATTTTCCTGTAGCACAAGCTTTATAA
- a CDS encoding DUF2314 domain-containing protein yields the protein MSNSENKQEVFFAKEDDKMSLAFKRAQETFKYFWRELYWEHRRVIPGHDLAIVKFPFEQMFDGEEEPTVEHMWVRDINFDGEIVTGVLANNPMQLTNVTEGETVSCNVNKISDWMLAMSGETYGGFTIHVLRSGMSQEARQQHDNAWGLNFGDFNAILLVHGQKENPENLIEHPMCVNTADQFLEFFKENPEELTIKDEAGYTVLHRQVIAGNKTTVNILLELGADKNVTTNNGLTALDYAKKLNWEYIIPILA from the coding sequence ATGAGCAATTCAGAAAATAAGCAAGAAGTGTTTTTTGCGAAAGAGGATGATAAAATGTCATTAGCATTTAAAAGAGCGCAAGAGACTTTTAAATATTTTTGGAGAGAGTTGTATTGGGAGCACAGGCGTGTTATTCCTGGTCATGATTTAGCTATTGTGAAGTTTCCTTTTGAGCAAATGTTTGATGGGGAAGAAGAGCCAACTGTAGAGCATATGTGGGTTCGTGATATAAATTTTGATGGTGAAATAGTTACAGGTGTTTTGGCTAATAACCCAATGCAATTAACAAATGTTACAGAAGGTGAAACTGTTAGTTGTAATGTAAATAAAATAAGCGATTGGATGCTTGCTATGTCTGGTGAAACCTACGGAGGCTTTACAATACACGTATTAAGATCTGGTATGAGCCAAGAAGCTAGGCAACAACATGATAATGCTTGGGGTTTAAATTTTGGAGATTTTAATGCTATTTTATTAGTTCACGGTCAAAAAGAAAACCCAGAAAACCTTATAGAGCACCCAATGTGTGTAAACACAGCAGACCAGTTTTTAGAATTCTTTAAAGAAAATCCAGAAGAACTTACTATTAAAGATGAAGCTGGCTATACGGTTTTACACAGGCAAGTAATTGCAGGTAATAAAACTACTGTAAATATATTATTAGAGTTGGGGGCAGATAAAAACGTAACAACAAATAATGGTTTAACAGCACTTGATTATGCTAAAAAATTAAACTGGGAATATATTATTCCAATACTGGCGTAA